In Oenanthe melanoleuca isolate GR-GAL-2019-014 linkage group LGE22, OMel1.0, whole genome shotgun sequence, the following proteins share a genomic window:
- the ATF1 gene encoding cyclic AMP-dependent transcription factor ATF-1 isoform X1: MMEEVHKGGSSSSVPSQPSAVQGTTLQAAQLSHIAQQMSLRGSAPLTVVQLPGEQVQVQGVIQTAQSSSVIHSPQVQTVQVSSLSESEDSQDSSDSIGSSQKARGILARRPSYRKILKDLSSEDTRDRKGDEESPGVSTVTSMSVPTPIYQTSTGQYIAIAANGLQLPGADGVQGLQALSVAGASQPGTILQYAQTSDGQQILVPSNQVVVQTASGDMQTYQIRSTASSSSLPQTVVMTSPVTLTSQSSKTDDPQLKREIRLMKNREAARECRRKKKEYVKCLENRVAVLENQNKTLIEELKTLKDLYCHKSV, encoded by the exons ATGATGGAAGAGGTGCACaagggtggcagcagcagctctgttccGTCCCAGCCCTCAGCTGTACAAGGTACaaccctgcaggcagctcagctctctcATATTGCTCAACAG ATGTCTCTCAGAGGTTCTGCTCCCCTCACTGTGGTTCAGCTTCCTGGAGAGCAAGTCCAGGTGCAGGGGGTGATTCAGACAGCTCAGTCCTCCTCTGTGATCCACTCCCCTCAGGTGCAAACCGTGCAG GTATCTTCCCTGTCTGAGAGTGAGGATTCCCAGGACTCCTCAGACAGCATTGGCTCCTCACAGAAGGCTCGAGGCATCTTGGCTCGTCGTCCATCCTACAG aaaaattttgaaagatCTTTCTTCTGAAGACACACGGGATAGAAAAGGAGATGAGGAAAGTCCTGGGGTCTCCACTGTCACCTCCATGTCTGTCCCCACACCCATCTACCAGACAAGCACTGGACAGTACA tTGCCATCGCTGCCAACGGGCTGCAGCTGCCGGGGGCAGACggggtgcaggggctgcaggcgCTGAGCGTGGCCGGCGCCTCCCAGCCCGGCACCATCCTGCAGTACGCCCAGACCTCGGATGGGCAGCAGATCCTGGTGCCCAGCAACCAGGTGGTGGTGCAGA ctgcctctgggGACATGCAGACCTACCAGATCCGCAGCAcggccagcagctcctccctgccccagacCGTGGTCATGACCTCCCCTGTCACCCTGacctcccagagcagcaagACAGACGATCCCCAGCTGAAAAGGGAGATCAGGCTGATGAAGAACAG AGAAGCTGCCAGGGAGTGCCGTAGGAAGAAGAAGGAATATGTGAAATGTTTGGAAAATCGAGTGGCAGTCCTGGAAAATCAGAACAAAACTCTCATTGAAGAGCTAAAAACTTTGAAAGATCTTTACTGTCATAAAAGTGTGTAA
- the ATF1 gene encoding cyclic AMP-dependent transcription factor ATF-1 isoform X2, giving the protein MSLRGSAPLTVVQLPGEQVQVQGVIQTAQSSSVIHSPQVQTVQVSSLSESEDSQDSSDSIGSSQKARGILARRPSYRKILKDLSSEDTRDRKGDEESPGVSTVTSMSVPTPIYQTSTGQYIAIAANGLQLPGADGVQGLQALSVAGASQPGTILQYAQTSDGQQILVPSNQVVVQTASGDMQTYQIRSTASSSSLPQTVVMTSPVTLTSQSSKTDDPQLKREIRLMKNREAARECRRKKKEYVKCLENRVAVLENQNKTLIEELKTLKDLYCHKSV; this is encoded by the exons ATGTCTCTCAGAGGTTCTGCTCCCCTCACTGTGGTTCAGCTTCCTGGAGAGCAAGTCCAGGTGCAGGGGGTGATTCAGACAGCTCAGTCCTCCTCTGTGATCCACTCCCCTCAGGTGCAAACCGTGCAG GTATCTTCCCTGTCTGAGAGTGAGGATTCCCAGGACTCCTCAGACAGCATTGGCTCCTCACAGAAGGCTCGAGGCATCTTGGCTCGTCGTCCATCCTACAG aaaaattttgaaagatCTTTCTTCTGAAGACACACGGGATAGAAAAGGAGATGAGGAAAGTCCTGGGGTCTCCACTGTCACCTCCATGTCTGTCCCCACACCCATCTACCAGACAAGCACTGGACAGTACA tTGCCATCGCTGCCAACGGGCTGCAGCTGCCGGGGGCAGACggggtgcaggggctgcaggcgCTGAGCGTGGCCGGCGCCTCCCAGCCCGGCACCATCCTGCAGTACGCCCAGACCTCGGATGGGCAGCAGATCCTGGTGCCCAGCAACCAGGTGGTGGTGCAGA ctgcctctgggGACATGCAGACCTACCAGATCCGCAGCAcggccagcagctcctccctgccccagacCGTGGTCATGACCTCCCCTGTCACCCTGacctcccagagcagcaagACAGACGATCCCCAGCTGAAAAGGGAGATCAGGCTGATGAAGAACAG AGAAGCTGCCAGGGAGTGCCGTAGGAAGAAGAAGGAATATGTGAAATGTTTGGAAAATCGAGTGGCAGTCCTGGAAAATCAGAACAAAACTCTCATTGAAGAGCTAAAAACTTTGAAAGATCTTTACTGTCATAAAAGTGTGTAA
- the TMPRSS12 gene encoding transmembrane protease serine 12, giving the protein MRRARPALPVPLLLLLLAGPLPGTAAPRDPVDECHRELPLARSATSWIVGGQEAPEGAWPGVVSLQVLRGGVRFMHLCGGVLLSRRAVLTAGHCVDGRTDPCSWRAVLGAHNLQKHGPFTARRRIRRIIVHSQFKRETFENDVALFELRSAVRYSLYIQPMCLPPAALAPQLENSSDCYISGWGRTAEKGKTSSVLKEAQVGILPPSLCNSSQGYAGLVDNRALCAGAWAGGTDTCQGDSGGPLVCYQPDTDKYFLVGIASFGVGCGRPRYPGIYVRLSQYRAWIKAKLLLINQAQTPLSSTLSVLLALAHTVLAHIL; this is encoded by the exons ATGCGGCGGGCGCGGCCCGCGCTGCCCGTtccgctgctgctgctgctgctcgcGGGGCCCCTGCCCGGGACTGCGGCCCCCAGGGACCCTGTGGACG AGTGCCACCGGGAGCTGCCGCTGGCCCGGAGCGCCACGTCCTGGATCGTGGGCGGGCAGGAGGCGCCCGAGGGCGCGTGGCCGGGCGTGGTGAGCCTGCAGGTGCTGCGGGGCGGCGTGCGCTTCATGCACCTGTGCGGGGGCGTGCTGCTCAGCCGCAGGGCCGTGCTCACCGCCGGACACTGCGTGGATGGCCGCAC GGACCCGTGCTCCTGGCGAGCCGTTCTGGGCGCGCACAACCTGCAGAAGCACGGCCCGTTCACGGCCCGGAGGAGGATCAGGAGGATCATCGTGCACTCGCAGTTCAAGCGGGAAACCTTCGAGAACGACGTGGCGCTGTTCGAGCTGCGCTCGGCCGTGCGCTACAGCCTCTACATCCAGCCCATGTGCCTGCCCCCCGCCGCCCTGGCGCCGCAGCTGGAGAACAGCTCCGACTGCTACATCAGCGGCTGGGGCCGCACGGCCGAGAAGG GTAAAACCTCCTCTGTGCTGAAGGAAGCCCAAGTGGGaatcctccctcccagcctgtgcaACAGCTCCCAGGGCTACGCGGGGCTCGTGGACaacagagctctgtgtgccGGCGCCTGGGCCGGGGGCACCGACACCTGCCAG GGTGACAGCGGGGGGCCCCTGGTGTGTTACCAGCCTGACACTGACAAGTATTTCCTGGTGGGCATCGCCAGCTTCGGCGTGGGCTGCGGCCGCCCCCGCTACCCCGGGATCTACGTGCGCCTGTCCCAGTACCGAGCATGGATAAAAGCAAAACTCCTGCTGATTAACCAGGCTCAGACCCCCCTCAGCAGCACCCTCAGCGTCCTCCTGGCTCTGGCACACACAGTGCTGGCACACATTTTGTAG
- the LOC130265728 gene encoding N6-adenosine-methyltransferase TMT1A-like produces the protein MPEAGASVLLLRVCLALLAWPIYLLNLLGLWEPFCRKVFFPYILEKICTAHDKKSKKHKQELFRNLPDFRGPSGQLRLLEIGTGNGTNFQFYPEGCRVTCTDINPYFQKSLSKSMRKNQHLHYEQFLVAAAEDLHQVPSGSVDAVVCTLVLCSVQSISGALREVLRVLRPGGAFYFLEHVAAEHSSWTYFWQQVCFPTWKLVFAGCCLTRELWKNLEEAKFSELKIQHISIAMPCMPIDPHIVGYGVK, from the exons aTGCCCGAGGCCGGTGCCAGCGTGCTCCTGCTGCGGGTGTGCCTGGCTCTGCTAGCCTGGCCCATCTACCTGCTGAACCTCCTGGGCTTGTGGGAGCCTTTCTGCAGGAAGGTCTTCTTTCCTTACATCTTAGAAAAGATCTGTACAGCTCACGACAAGAAATCCAAGAAGCACAAGCAGGAGTTATTCCGGAATCTGCCTGATTTCAGGGGCCCCTCCgggcagctgaggctgctggagaTCGGCACCGGCAACGGCACCAACTTCCAGTTCTACCCGGAGGGCTGCAGGGTCACCTGCACCGACATCAACCCCTACTTCCAGAAGAGCCTCTCCAAAAGCATGAGGAAGAACCAGCACCTGCACTACGAGCAGTtcctggtggctgcagcagaggaccTGCACCAGGTGCCCAGCGgctctgtggatgctgtggTTTGCACCTTGGTGCTGTGCTCCGTGCAGAGCATCAGCGGCGCCCTGAGGGAAGTGCTGCGGGTGCTCCGGCCG GGAGGAGCTTTCTATTTCTTGGAGCACGTGGCCGCTGAGCATTCCAGCTGGACGTATTTTTGGCAGCAGGTCTGTTTCCCAACTTGGAAGCTGGTCTTTGCTGGATGCTGCCTCACGAGAGAGCTGTGGAAGAATCTGGAAGAGGCCAAGTTCTCGGAGCTGAAGATCCAGCACATCAGCATAGCCATGCCCTGCATGCCCATCGACCCTCACATCGTGGGGTATGGGGTGAAATAA